The Gemmata palustris genome includes a region encoding these proteins:
- a CDS encoding acyl carrier protein, with amino-acid sequence MTPTAEEIRTWIVTRVSHLTNIPTDEVDAGAPLTRHGLDSVALIALAADLEKWLGYRFRTNPLVAHPTIDSLARYLAEEVARQKKP; translated from the coding sequence ATGACGCCGACTGCGGAAGAAATCCGAACCTGGATCGTCACGCGGGTGAGTCACTTGACGAACATTCCGACCGACGAGGTGGACGCGGGCGCGCCGCTGACGCGCCACGGGCTGGACTCGGTCGCGCTGATCGCACTCGCCGCGGACCTGGAGAAGTGGCTCGGCTACCGGTTCCGCACGAACCCGCTGGTCGCTCATCCCACCATCGACTCGCTCGCCCGCTACCTCGCGGAAGAGGTCGCGCGGCAAAAGAAGCCGTGA
- a CDS encoding fatty acyl-AMP ligase has product MFANDSAHAAGTMAEVLLIRAARTPGARAYCFLTDGEHEGPWLDYATLDREARTVAAALRDVCEPGDRALLVFAPGLAFVSAFFGCQYAGVVPVPAYPPRPGQIAEGWRALSHVAADCAPRVILADRVVAPYIPTGGAAPALAQLPCIVTDDLDPAGANRWREPRFDPDALALLQYTSGSTSEPKGVMIAHRNLMHNQRVIATALEHFRHVGVGVNWLPPYHDLGLVGGVLQTVYLGAALVLMSPLAFLQNPLNWLRAISRYRADTSGGPNFGYDACVQRSSPEERAALDLSAWSVAAIGSEPINPETMERFAAAFAPAGFAPAAFYPCYGLAESTVFVTGGGRTAPPVVRRLDPRALEQGRALDAASEGAVPVVGCGGPWLDQEVCVVGPESRAQVPAGAIGEIWVRGPSVARGYWNRPDLTEETFRARLADGSGPYLRTGDLGFLRDGELFVTGRTKDVIVIRGRNHYPHDIEATVQASNAAFRPGCGAAFEVARDGQPRLVVVQEVERRFRSADGAQLAGDVRQAVAERHELQVYDVVLVEAGSVPKTSSGKVRRASCRAAYECGELRTWRVKPT; this is encoded by the coding sequence TTGTTCGCGAACGACTCCGCGCACGCCGCGGGCACGATGGCCGAGGTGCTGCTGATCCGGGCGGCGCGAACGCCCGGCGCCCGCGCGTACTGCTTCCTGACCGACGGCGAGCACGAGGGGCCGTGGCTCGACTACGCGACCCTCGACCGCGAAGCCCGCACAGTCGCCGCGGCCCTCCGGGACGTGTGCGAACCCGGCGACCGGGCGCTGCTCGTGTTCGCGCCGGGGCTGGCGTTCGTGTCCGCGTTCTTCGGCTGTCAGTACGCGGGCGTCGTCCCGGTGCCCGCGTACCCCCCGCGGCCGGGACAGATCGCCGAGGGCTGGCGCGCCCTCAGTCACGTCGCGGCCGACTGCGCGCCCCGGGTGATCTTGGCGGACCGGGTCGTCGCGCCGTACATCCCCACCGGGGGCGCAGCTCCCGCGCTCGCACAACTGCCCTGTATCGTTACCGACGACCTCGACCCCGCCGGCGCGAACCGGTGGCGCGAGCCGCGGTTCGATCCCGACGCGCTGGCGCTGCTCCAGTACACGTCCGGCTCGACGTCCGAGCCGAAGGGCGTGATGATCGCGCACCGGAACCTGATGCACAACCAGCGCGTGATCGCGACGGCCCTGGAGCACTTTCGGCACGTCGGGGTGGGCGTGAACTGGCTGCCACCGTACCACGACCTCGGGCTGGTCGGCGGCGTGCTGCAAACCGTCTACCTCGGCGCGGCGCTGGTGCTCATGTCGCCGCTCGCGTTCCTCCAGAACCCGCTCAACTGGCTGCGTGCGATCAGCCGCTACCGGGCCGACACCAGTGGCGGCCCGAACTTCGGCTACGACGCGTGCGTGCAGCGCAGCAGCCCTGAAGAGCGGGCCGCGCTCGACCTCAGCGCCTGGAGCGTCGCGGCGATCGGGTCGGAACCCATCAATCCGGAAACGATGGAGCGGTTCGCGGCGGCGTTCGCGCCGGCCGGCTTCGCGCCCGCGGCATTCTACCCGTGCTACGGGCTGGCCGAATCGACCGTGTTCGTAACCGGCGGTGGGCGGACGGCCCCGCCCGTCGTGCGCCGTCTCGATCCGCGTGCGCTCGAACAGGGGCGCGCCCTCGACGCCGCGAGCGAGGGCGCGGTGCCGGTCGTTGGGTGCGGGGGTCCGTGGCTCGATCAGGAAGTCTGCGTCGTGGGGCCGGAGTCGCGGGCACAGGTGCCGGCCGGCGCGATCGGCGAGATCTGGGTTCGCGGACCGTCGGTCGCGCGCGGCTACTGGAACCGCCCCGACCTGACAGAGGAAACGTTCCGCGCGCGGCTCGCGGACGGCAGCGGCCCGTACCTGCGCACCGGCGACCTCGGCTTCCTGCGGGACGGCGAACTGTTCGTCACCGGGCGGACGAAGGACGTAATCGTGATCCGCGGGCGGAACCATTACCCGCACGACATCGAGGCGACGGTACAGGCCTCGAACGCGGCGTTCCGACCCGGGTGCGGCGCCGCATTCGAGGTGGCCCGCGACGGGCAACCGCGGCTGGTCGTCGTTCAAGAGGTCGAGCGCCGGTTCCGGTCCGCGGACGGGGCGCAACTGGCCGGTGACGTGCGCCAGGCCGTGGCCGAACGGCACGAGTTGCAGGTGTACGATGTCGTACTGGTTGAGGCCGGCAGCGTACCGAAGACATCGAGCGGAAAGGTCCGCAGGGCGAGTTGCCGGGCCGCGTATGAGTGCGGCGAGTTGAGGACGTGGAGGGTCAAGCCGACATGA
- a CDS encoding sulfotransferase family protein: MTATGGRADCSRSADRVPPFWAGCGAVAWWRLLRRGRFAVDRSRVRRAAFISASSLAQTALGFAQGVLHGREIAETEARAPVFVLGHWRTGTTLLHELLACDPRFAAPTTYDCFNPHHFLLTRSWLPPLLRRFSPTRRPMDAVLAGWERPQEDEFALVLLGQPSPYERIAFPNEPEAGTAALDLHNLPTRSRAEWERTFRRFVQALTLANRGRQLVLKSPPHTARVPTLLKLFPQSRLVHLVRDPYAVYASTLNLWRVLGAAHGLQTPLWEGLPEYVLSTFERMYRAFDSARELIPHGHLHELRYEDLVREPVARLEEMYRALGLGDFEPARGPVSDYLSRVAGHESAAHVVTADERRAINDRWGDYCRRYGYPLRAS, encoded by the coding sequence GTGACTGCTACCGGCGGAAGAGCCGATTGCTCGCGAAGCGCCGATCGCGTGCCGCCGTTCTGGGCCGGGTGTGGGGCCGTAGCGTGGTGGCGGCTGCTGCGGCGCGGGCGGTTCGCGGTCGATCGATCGCGGGTGCGGCGCGCGGCATTCATTTCGGCGTCGAGTCTCGCGCAGACCGCGCTCGGGTTCGCGCAGGGCGTACTGCACGGTCGCGAAATTGCCGAAACGGAGGCGCGGGCCCCGGTGTTCGTGCTCGGCCACTGGCGCACCGGCACCACGCTGCTCCACGAACTGCTCGCGTGCGACCCGCGGTTCGCGGCGCCGACGACCTACGACTGCTTCAACCCGCACCACTTCCTGCTCACGCGGTCGTGGCTGCCACCCCTACTCCGACGGTTCTCACCGACGCGCCGGCCGATGGACGCCGTGCTCGCGGGGTGGGAGCGCCCGCAAGAGGACGAGTTCGCGCTGGTGCTGTTGGGGCAGCCGTCACCATACGAGCGGATCGCGTTCCCCAACGAACCCGAAGCCGGTACTGCGGCGCTGGACCTGCACAATTTGCCGACGAGATCGCGGGCCGAATGGGAGCGCACCTTCCGGCGCTTCGTGCAGGCGCTGACGCTCGCGAACCGTGGCCGGCAGCTCGTCCTCAAGTCGCCGCCCCACACCGCGCGGGTGCCGACGCTGCTGAAGCTGTTCCCGCAATCGCGGCTCGTCCATCTGGTCCGTGACCCATACGCGGTGTACGCCTCGACCCTCAACCTCTGGCGCGTGCTTGGCGCTGCGCACGGCCTCCAAACCCCGCTGTGGGAAGGACTACCCGAATACGTCCTGAGCACGTTCGAGCGGATGTACCGCGCGTTCGATAGCGCCCGCGAGCTGATCCCGCACGGGCACCTTCACGAACTTCGGTACGAGGATCTGGTTCGAGAACCTGTGGCACGATTAGAGGAAATGTACCGCGCGTTGGGCCTGGGCGACTTCGAGCCGGCGCGGGGGCCGGTCTCGGACTATTTGTCGCGGGTGGCCGGCCACGAGAGCGCCGCTCATGTCGTGACCGCGGACGAGCGCCGCGCGATCAACGACCGCTGGGGCGATTATTGCCGGCGGTACGGCTATCCGCTTCGGGCGAGTTGA